From Verrucomicrobiota bacterium:
TGCCAAACGCGCCGGTCACATAGCCCTGTTCTTGGAGGAGCTTTCCCAGAGTGACGGTGTCGGCGGGAATGGGGTATTGCCCTTCCGGTTTGACGCCGCGATTGTCGCGGATGAACGCGTGCCCGGGATGTTTGCCGGTCATGAGCACGCAACGCGACGGCGCGCACACGGCGTTGCCGGAGTAATGCTGCGTGAAGCGCATGCCTTCGGCCGCGAGGCGGTCGATATTGGGCGTGCGGATTTTCTTTTGGCCGAAGCAACCCAGGTCGCCGTAGCCGAGATCGTCGGCAAGGATGAAGATGATGCTGGGTTTCCGGGCGGTTGGCGCCGCGGCCGAGGCCACAGGAAGCCCCAGGGCAACCAGCCATGAAATGAGGGAGAGATAACCAGACGAATTCATAACGATGCGAGCGTGCTTGTCTCTCAAAGTAGGGCAGGCTTCCAGCCTGCCTGGCAAGCGGATTCCGCGATCCACCTGGCCGGAACGATTCATTTGGAACTGGGGAGCACACGCGCCTCACGTGTTCCGACTGGCGCCTCGCCAGCCGGAACGTGGTTTCAAACACGGTACAGAGTGGGACGGCTTCAGTCCGATTGAATGGAGTCGGCGAGGGCGCCGACTCCAACACGCGGGGCGCGTGCGCTCCCCAGCCGAGCTGTCGTCGATGGCGATTGGCTCGCGAGGACGCTCCCCACCTTCCTTGAAGGATACTCCACTCCGCTTACGCTCGAATTCCCCAGCAGAACGGATCTTGGTCTTGAAGCAGCAAGGTCGCTTCCGAGTTGACAAACGCCGTGCCGGTGATGGTTGGAGCCACCGTGCCCTTTGCGCGGTCAAGCCAGCGGTAACGGCCGGTGAAAAGACTGCCCAGAATACTTTCTTGCACCCACGGCTGGCCTTCTTCGAGTTTTCCGTCTGCGGCGAGGCAAGCCAGCTTGGCGCTCGTGCCGGTGCCGCAGGGCGAGCGGTCATACGCTTTGCCTGGACACAACACAAAATTCCGCGACTTCGCCCACGAGTTGACCGGCGGCCCGAAGATCTCGACGTGATCCACTTCGGGGAACCCTTGCGCGTTCACGGCCTGCCGGATGCGCCAGGTGAAGTCGGTGAGCTTCTCAACATTGCCCAGTTCCAGCGCTTGCTCGTGGCGTTCGACCAAAAAGAACCAATTGCCTCCCCACGCCACATCTCCGGTAACCGATACGGCAGGGCGCTTCCCCGGCGCGCCGTCCGCATGCGACACCTCGACGACGATTCCCTTGGCCTTTCGATAGCTCGGCACGTTGTTCACGGAAACGCTGCCGTCCGCGTTCAACGTCGCCGTCACGACGCCCACCGGCGTATCGATGCGATGCTCGCCCGGCTTGATTTTTCCCATGTGCGCGAGCGTCACGATCAAGCCGATGGCGCCGTGGCCGCACATGCCCAGGTAACCGACGTTGTTGAAAAAAATGACGCCGGCGGCGCACGACGAGTCGCCGGGCTCGACGAGCAACGCGCCGACGAGCACGTCGGAGCCGCGCGGTTCATTGACGACCGCCGAGCGAAAGCCGTCGTGTGTCTGGCGAAAAACTTTCAGCCGTTCGGCCACGGTCCCGCCGCCGAGGTCCGGCCCGCCGCGGATCACGACGCGCGTGGGCTCGCCGCCGGTGTGGGAATCGATGATTTGGATGCGGTTCATCTTGATTGCAGGGCCAGATTTCTAACCGATGACTCCCACGCAAACCATGATTTTCTCGACGCTGGGAGCAACCCACCATATTTTAGGGGCGTGGGCAAAGTCATCGAGAAGATTGAAATTCAGAATTGGGGAGACGTTGAGCTTGCCGCTGCCGGCGCTCGAAAAACCGCGCCGCGCTCGCTGGCGACGGAGGCATTAATTGACACGGGCGCGGGCTTTTTCTACCTCAAAAGGAATCTGGTGAAAAAGCTCGGCTTGCGCCCCATCGATAAAGTGCGCTCTCGCACCATGTCGAATCGCATCGAGGAACGCCGTGTCTGTTCGCCCGTGGAACTGAAACTGGCGGGGCGCACCGGCATCTTTCAAGTCGTTGAAATCCCGGATGAACTGCCCAACCTCATCGGCCAAATCCCGCTCGAAGCGTTGGACCTTGTCGTCGATCTGCGGAAACGCCGCGTGGTCCCCAATCCCGAACACCCCGGCGGCCCGCTCTTCGACGAGTTCTAGCCGCGCGGTTATCTTCCCCACAAATTCGGGCGGACCATGAATGCTTCTTTCTCAATTTGTGGTCCGCCCTGAATTTGAGGGGAGTTTCATGGGAAGCTGCGACGGTGCCACGCACACGGCCCATGCGCCTTCCCCTCCCAGGAGGGGACTCCGTCCGGTGCCGCAGGCTCAGTTCCCCTCCAAGGAGGGGCGAAGGGGTGGGTCAGTTCGTTCCTGGAAAGCTTGCCGTCTCGCTCTTGCTTCGTTCCTCCTGTTCAGCCAAACACCAGTGTACACACTTTCCTCGCCGCGGTCAGCGATTGTCGGTAAGCGCACGGATCTTCTCCTCGATTTCCTCCACCTCAGATTGTGCCTCAGACAACGGCTTGCCTGACTTCATCCCAGGCCGGAGATGGCCGACGTGCGTGAGCCAGGCGTCCTTGAGCAAGCGTTGCCGTTGCTGAACCAGCTTCAGAATCTCAGCTCCGCGCGGATGCGAACCGAGCAATGCGCCTGGCAGGTCCTCCGCCACGATCTCTGCTGGAGCGCCGAAGTGCCGGAGGATTTCGCGAGCGATCAACCAGTGTCCCTGGCTGTTGATATGGACGCCATCGCCCGCCAGCTTGAAATCTGGCCGAGTCTGGCGCTCGGCCGCGATGAAGCGGTTCATCGGTCCATGAGCATCCACGACTTCCCAACCGTGCGCCCGCTGCGCAAGGAGCCATTCCGAATAGCGATCTAGCACTTCGTTGTAGCCTTCGTACGGAGAGCGGTATTCGGCCAGACCCGCAGGCAGCACTCGGCTCTTCAGCGGCAAGGAATCGAAAGTGGAGGGTGTGACGTGAACAATATAGGCGTCGCCGGCACCGCCACGTTCCCTGAGCATGCGCATCCCATCCTGGAATTTTTTAAAGCGTTCCTCACTAGACGGATGGTAAATGCCATCGTTCATTCCGTAACACGCGACGATCAAATCCGGGCGCGCCTTTTCCAGAACGCGGCCAAACCTTTCGTGCAAGTAAGGGCGCGGGAATGCGCCGTTCGCGTGGCCCGGTTCCGAAAGGCCCGAGACGGTTTCGCTCGGTAACCCGAGATTGATGAACTCAACCTTCGCCTCCGGATAGTGCGTCCGCACGAAAGTCTCCACCCACTCGACGTACTCGCCTCCGTAAGTAATGCTGTCGCCTAGAAAAACCACTCGGCGCGCTTCCAGAAATCGCTTAAGCGCTGGAGATACTTCCGCGGCTGCCTTGACCGGGACCAGACGCACCTGCCGAATATCCATCACCGCGCCGGCTTGTTTCCGCCGCGGCTTTACAGCCAGGTCGTAAGTTCCTGCTTTTGCCAGTTCAACCCGCCCGAGACGCCGAGGCACGAAGTTCTGGAAATGGCCGGTATCTTCCACCACGAAAGCAAAGGATTTGCCCGCGACTTCGACTGCCACGTCGCTCCCGCCATGCCCTTTCCCGCAACCTTGCCAGACTTCGACGTCGAACATGCCCGGCTTCGTCACCGCGAATTCCCACTCCGCCCAGTCCTTCGGGTTCGTCCAATAGCCGAGGCAGTTTTTGTTCGTCGCTGGTTCGTAGCGCATCATGACGCTGTGCGTGATGGCGTCTCGCGCGTGCAGCGAGATCTCGCCGGACGCGTCCTGGAAGATCGGTTTTCCTTCAGGCGCGGGATGAAGCGTCACGGCCTTAAGGTTCATGACCGCAGCGCCGGTCATCTTCCTGCAACTCACGCGCACGATGAATGGTTCGGGCTTCGCGAGGTAAATCGAACCAAGACCAAGCGTTTGATAGCGATACCAACTGCCCGTGGCCGGACGAATCACGGTGAAATTCTGGCCCGCGATTTCAAACAGCAATTCGGTGTCGGCGCCGCCGTCAGCGGAGAACGCAACCTCAAGCGAGTACATTCCCCAGCGCGTCGGCTTGTAATTCCAACTCACCGATTCGCCGGTGTCCGTCCAGAAGCCGATGCGGTGATTCCCAGGGTGGGACTCCAGCCGGGCGCGCGTTCCGTGCACTTTCGCGTCGAGCGCCGAGAAGACGATTCGGCCGTCCGCGAATTGTTGGCTGCCCTCCGCCGTTTCCAGAAGAATGGTCGCTGGCAAAGTCGCAGGTGGTTTCGCGGGAAGCTCCACATGAAGCTGCGAGGCGTCCGCGTTGAAAACCCACTTCAAGGGCACGCGCTGGCGACCGTCAAGCAAACGCGCCGCAGTGATGTTTGGGAAAGCTGTGGGAAGCGAGAGTTTCCCGTCCGCAGGCCACCCGCGGGCTTCGGCCTGAATCTGGCCGGTCGAGTTGGTTGCGAAAACAATCTTGCCCCAGGCAGGATCAGAAACGGCGGCCAGCGAAACCTCGGCTCGCAGAACTGAGAGCAGCAGGAGTATCAGAAGAGAACGAAAAACCGTCACGCGCGTCTCCAACGTAGGGCAGGCATCCTGCCTGCCTCCGGCCGACAATTGACTTGGAACAGGAGCAAACGAAGGGAACAGAGGCCAAAACTTGTGCCCGGTTGATCTCGGTTTCCTCTGTGTGCTCCTGTTCGGACCTGGAAAGACACGGCCTCGCTCCTCGACGGAGGCAGGCTGGAAGCTTGCCCTACTTTGAGTCCAGTGTTCGCTCATGGCCGAGAGTCCTTCAAGGTTTGTAGTGTGGATTTGCCACCGGCATTTGCGCGCCGATTTCTTTGCGCCAGGCGGCGAGTTGATTTTGCAGGCGCTGCGCGACTTCGGGGTGATCGGCAGCCAGTTCTTGCTGCTCGCCTGGATCGCGCTTCAGATTGAAAAGTTCCAGACGGCCATCCTCGAAAAACTCGATCAACTTGAAATCGCCTTGCCGGATCGCTCCATAGGGCGTTGCGCCGCCGGGATGATAATGCGGGTAATGCCAGTAAAGGGCCTCGCGCTCCAGCGCCGCCGCGCCCGACACCAACGGAACGAGGCTGCGGCCATCGGATGGGTGATCGAGCGGCCTCTTCGCGCCTGCGATTTCGAGGAGCGTGGGAAAGAGATCGATGCTCATGACCGGCGCTTCGCAAATCGCGCCGGCCTTTGCGCGGTTCGGCCAGTGGATGAGCAACGGCACGCGGACGCCGCCTTCGTAGGGCGAGCCTTTGCCGGATCGGAGGGGCGCGTTGCTCGTCGGCGCGTTCTTTCCGTCCAAGATCAACCCGCCATTGTCGGAAGTAAAAATGAGAACCGTGCGGTCGCTCAGTTTGAGTTCGTCCAGTTTCGAGCGGATGCGGCCCAGCGCGTCATCGACGCTTTCAAGAAGCGCGGCATAAGTGGCGTTGCGTTGCGGCGCGTCGGGTTTGGCTTTGGCGCGGTATTTCGCGACGACGCCGGGTTTGCCGGCAATGGGCTGGTGAACCGCGTAATGCGGCAGGTAAATGAAAAACGGACGGGCGCGGTTGGCTTCGATGAACCGGCAAGCTTCGGCAGCTTCGCGATCCGTCAGGAATTCGCCCGGCGGTCCGTCGGGCAGCGTCTGAATTTTATACGGCGAAACGTAGCTGGGCGGTTGCCCGCGGTCCGTGCCGCCGATGTTCGCATCGAAACCTTGCTGCTCCGGATAGAATTTGGGTCCGCCAAGATGCCATTTGCCGATGGAGATGGTGGCGTAGCCAGCCGACTTGAGCGCTTTGGCAAGATTCCATTCGTTCGTCGCCAGGTGCTGCGTCCAGTCGGGAACGCGCAGTTTTGCCTCCGGCCGTTTGTGTCCCGGAATCCAGTCCGTAATGTGGAGGCGCGCGGGAGATTTGCCGGTGAGAAGACTCGCGCGCGTCGGTGAGCAAACGGTGCAAGCGGAATATGCCTGCGTGAACCGGACGCCTTCGCGCGCGAGGCGATCAATGTTCGGCGTCTCGTGAAACGTGCTTCCATAGCAGCCAAGGTCGGCCCACCCTAGATCGTCCACCAGAATCAGAATGATATTGGGAGGCCGGTATGCCGCAGCCTGGGCCCGCGCAAGACCCGCCAATTGACAAACGACGGTGAAGAGCAGGACGGCCCGCAGAGTTGATTGCATCCAAAGTTTCTCGGCGGTCTCACCCTGGTCCTTGACCGAATGGCAACCCCAGAACAACGCCTTCATTTGCGCGATGGGATTTTCGGACGCAGCGCGATGCCGTCGCGGATGATCTTCAAAATCTGTTTGCGTTCCTCTCCCGCCAGCGGCAAGCGCGGCGGGCGCACCCACTCGCTTCCCAGGCCGCACTCCTGCACCGCGAGCTTGATGTATTGAACGAACTTCGGATGCGTGTCCAAATGCAGCAGCGGCGTGAACCAGCGATAGATCTCTCGCGCCTTGTCCCATTCGCCGCGGCGGGTCAGTTCCCAAAAATACTGATTCTCGCGAGGGAAGGCGAGTCCCACGCCGGCGACCCACCCGTCGATCCCGATGATGGCGCATTCGAGCGCAAGATCATCGACTCCGGTGAAGAGGGCGTAGCGCTCTCCCACCGTGTTGTGCAGGTCGGTGATCCGGCGCGTGTTGGCCGAGCTTTCCTTGAGCGCGACGAAATTTTTCTGGTCCGCGAGGGTGGCGAACATCTCCGGCGTAATGTCGTTCCCGTAACTGATGGGATTGTTGTAAATCATGATCGGCAGCCCGGTCGCTCTGGCCACGGTGCGGAAATAAACGAGCGTCTCGCGCGGGTCGGGGGATTTATAGACCATCGGCGGCATGAGCATGAAACCGTCGGCGCCGAGCTTCTCGCAATCGCGAACGTGACGGCACGCGCCGGTTGCGCTCGTTTCGGCCACGCCGCTCAGGACCGGCACGCGGCCATCGACGGTTTTTACGGTGGCTTCGACTACGCGCCGCTTTTCATCGGGATCCAGCGACTGATTTTCGCCGAGAGATCCCAGCATAATCACGCCGGTGACGCCGGATTTCAGGAGCACTTCGACGTGGCGGGCGGTGCCGTGGAGATCGAGGGAGCCGTCCTTCTTCATTTGCGTCGTGACGGCGGGGAAGACGCCTTGCCAGTATGGTTTCACGGCGTCGAGTGTAGTCACCTCGAACCGTTTGTCATGGCCGAATCATTTTCCCATCACCTCATCCACCGCCCGTTCGCGGCGGCGGGTGACGCTTTCGCGTTTCACCAGGTATCGATTAGGCGGCGTGGCGGCGATCAATTGCTCGTTCAAATACTTTTTGACGGCGCGGCCAACGGCGGATTTCTCGAAGACCGATTGCTGGAGCAAGCCGAGGGTCGGAAAGGTGATGCTGCCGAAATTCTCGCGCTGCATTTTGGCTTCGGCAGCCAATTGGTCCGGGCTGATGTATCGCGCGTGGAGCATCGCGAAAGCCACCATCACGATGCAGCCAAACCGGGCGGCGCCCGCCGCCATGCCCAGGTAGAATTCGAGACGGCCAAAGATGTCGCTGGCCACCAGTTTCTCGCCGACGATTCGTTTGAGCCAACTGAAGAAAAGGACGTGGCCCAGCAGGATGCCCAGATAGACAATGAGGTAGGCCGGCAACAGGCTCAGGTTCGTGTACTCGGCGAGGAATTTGCCAAACGGCTCGTAATACAGCGCGCCCACCGCCACGATCGCCAGCCACTGGAAAACCGGCAGGAGTTCCTCTGACATCCCCTTCTTCCGGCCGATCAACGCCCCGACCAGCAGGGCGGCAACTACGACCAGATCAACCCAGTTGAATGGCACGTTTGGCAGATTCATCGTTCACGCGAGGGCCGGCCGGGCCTGGCAGAACCGCAACCGAATTCGTCAAAACGTTAGAAAGTTAAATCGCTAAATCGCTTAATGGGCCGAAAAATTTGATCGCCGCTTACAAGCAATTTCGACCGCAAGATAGAGTGCCACGATCCGGCAGAGTCGCAATCATTGTCGTTAGAGCGTTAAATCTTCGATTGCGCCAAGCGAATTGCCTGGACGAAAAGTTTGCGCAGTCCACGCGACTGCCTTAGAGCAGGCGACGTGCCGTGGCAGCATCAAGGATGAGCGGCGAGCCAGTAGCGGATCGCGGCCGCTTCGGGATGCGCCGGATTGAGCCGCAGCACACGCCGATAATGTTCGCGCGCGGAATCGATCTGAGCCAGCCGTTCGGCCTGGACTTTCGCCAGCGCGAAGTGAGCCCGGTCATTGTCTGAGTGGTCCGTGAGCACCTTTTCGAGCTCATTTGCGGCATCAAGATAGAATCCGGCGCGCTCCAAGGCCAACGCGAAGTTGTAACGCGCGTCCGCGGAGCCGGCATCGAGCGCCAGGGCATACTCGCAAGCCAGAAGCGATTGTCCCAAATCCTTCACATCGAAGGCCGCCAGCCCCAGATTGAAGTGAGCATCGAAGTAACTTGGGTCGAATTTGATCGCTGCCCGGTAGGCCTCGATGGCTGACGTCAACCTCCGCTCCCGGTGCGCTCTCAAACCTTGCGCGAAAAATGGTTCCGCCTGTGCGCGATCTCCCGCTGCAGGTCTCGCCGGGGACCGATACGGGTAGCGCGGCACCGGCGGCGGTTGCGGGCGCGGGTTCACGGCCGGCGCGGGCGGGGGCGCGTAACGGACGGGCCGATTCTCGGTCTCGCGAGTTGCGCGCTCCTGCGCTGCCGGCTCGCGCTCGGCGGCTGTCGCCGCAGCGCTTTTTCTTCCGAACCAGCCGCGCGGGTCCAGTTTGTCGAGCACTCGGCGAGCGGCGCTCTTGGGTTTTTCCCGGAGCGCGACGGACCGGATTAAAGGCGCGGAAGGCGATTCTTCTGGCACAGTTTGCGGCGTTGCGGCCAACAGCGTATTGGTTGCGGGCGGCGTCGGCGGCGGTTCCGGGGTGACATCTTGGGGCAACTTCGGGGCAAAATCGTTGCTCAGCGTGACGACTTCGATTCTCGGAAGCGGTTCTTCCCTGAGCTCGCCGGAGGGCGGAGCGATGGGCGTGGAGGACGCGATCGGCGGAGTGCCCGGCTTTGCGTCTGTGGCCGGCCGTTCCAGCGATGCGTTTGATTTTGGAGGAGAAGTTTTCGATTGCGGCAGCGCTGAAGCCACCAGAGTCGGCGGCGGACTTGTGGTGGCACGCGGCGGCGCCGGAGCATTGCTCAAAGCAACTTTCGCCTGGGCGAGATTCGTCAGCGCGGGAGGAGGGTTCGTGTGAACCAGCCGCGGTGGAGGATTCAGTTCGGCTTCGATCTGCCGGATGATCTCTTCGACGGCCAAAGAATCGGGCGGGCGAGGTTTGAGTTCCACGTATTCGCGATACTTGCGCAAGGCGAGCAAGCGATTCTGCGGGTGATAAGTGACGGCGAGGTTCAAGAGCGCCGGCGCGTAGTTGGGTTGTTTTTCGAGGGCCGTGTTGAAGAAGGTGAGCGCTTCGCGCAGGCGTTTCCGTTGAATTTGAATCAGTCCCAGTCCGTTCAGCGCTTCCGGCAAGGCCGGGTTCAACTGCAGCGCGGTCTGATAAGATTTCTCCGCCGCATCGAACTGCCGCGTGCGGAGATACGCTGAAGCCAGTTTCAACCAGGCAGGGGCGGTTTTGGGTTCGAGCACGGTGTACGCGCTCAGTTCCGCGATGGCGGCGGGAAAATTGTTCAGATCGAAGTGAAGGCAGCCCAGATTGAAGCGCGTGACGGCCAGGTTCGGATTGAGCCGCAGCGCTTGCTGATAAGCCTGGACGGCCTCATTGGGCTGGCCGGCTTGATGATAAGCCAAACCGAGATGATTCCAGGCGCGCGGTTGCGCGGACTCCGCGAGGAGTTCGGTCGCGATCTTGAGCTGTTCAATCGCGGGAGCGAATTTGCCCTGGCGCAACAAGCGGTCGCCTTCCAGGAACGCACGGGTGCCGGGCGGGCTGCACCCGATGACGAGACTGATCGCGCCCATCGCCACGCAGCACAGCACTGCGACCGAGCCCCAATTTTTTGTGGCGAGCATCATCCACGGTGGTAGCATTCGCCGCTCGGCGCGTCAAGAAACGCGCTGTTCCATGGCAGCAAGCAACATCATGAGACGGACCGCGGCATTCAGGCTGCTTGAACAAACTCCCGGGCGTGCACTGGTGGTAAGGACGCGTTCCACCGCGTCCCTGAAATTGTCTTTTCGATGGCTCAGTAAAGTCAGGGACGGAGTGGAATCCGTCCCTACCTTAAGAACCTGTCTGAAAATTATGAGGGGCGCTGCGGCAAGGGATTTTGGCCGTGGCCAAGGCGGCGAGGTCCGAGCATCCCCGCCACGGGCTGTGAGGACCGAGCCAACGAAGGCCACGGCCAAAAGACCTGCCGCCCGGAGGGTTTTCGCGCAAAGGGCCTTCTGGCTTCGTTGCTCCTCAGTCGAAGATCCACCAGGGATATTCTCCTTCGTTGCGCCTGATACGGCCCTTTGCGCGAAAACAGCGCCCCTCAGAATTTTCAGACAGGCTCTAAGGTTCTACATCGGAACGATGCTGGCCTGGACGCTGGCCGCCGCCGAACCTCCGGCTTTTCCCGGCCCTGGCCAGGCGAAACGCGCGCGCGTGGTGGTCGTGGAAGACCCGCAAGCAATGATCGCCTTTGACCCGCAACCGGAGCGGATCGAGGACATGGTCCGCCGCGGACTGACCGCAATAACCGGACGGAGGAATGTGGCCGCCGCGTGGCAAAGCCTGATGTCCACTCAGGAAGTCGTCGGCATCAAAGTGCATTCGGGGTTGGGAAAGACCAGCGGCACGCGCCCAGCCGTGGTCGGCGCCGTCATCGAAGGCTTGCTCGAAGCCGGATTCGCTCCCAAACAAATCGTCATTTGGGACAAACACCTGATTGATCTGCGGTCGGCCGGTTTTTGTGACCTGGCCAACCGGTACGGCGTGCAGGCCGCCGGCAGCGCCGAGGCCGGCTACGACGAGAACGCTTTCTACGACGCGTCCTTGATCGGCAGGCTGGTCTGGGGCGACTTCGAATTCGGCAAAAAGGGCGAAGGGATCGGGCGCAAATCTTTTGTCTCGAAGCTGCTCACCCAACGGATCACCAAAATCATCAATGTGACTCCGCTGCTGAACCACAACTTGACCGGCGTTTCCGGAAATCTGTTCGGGTTGGCGTTCGGAAGCGTCGATAACACGATTCGGTTCGAGTCCGGCCTGCAGCATCTGGGGGAAGCGATCCCGGAGATCTTCGCGCTGCCGCAACTGGGAGATCGCGTGGTCCTGAACATCGTCGATGCGTTGATGTGCCAGTATCAGGGAGAAGAGAAGATGCACCTGCACTATTCCACCATGCTGCGGCAATTGCGGTTCAGCACGGACCCGGTCGCCCTGGACGTGTTGTCGATCGACGAATTGAACCGGCAGCGGGAACTGAGCAAGATCCCTCCCGTCACGTCGAACTTCCAAATCTACACCAACGCCTCGCTGCTCGAACTGGGCGTGAGTGATCTGAAACGCATTGATTTGATCCGCGTGCCGTGAAGGGGACTTGACCGCAAGACTCGCTAACCAAGAAATTGTCCCTCTGTTCCATCCGCGGCGAGAGGCTTGGGAGTCACACTTCGCACTGGCAGGTTTCTAAACATGTAACCCATTAAACCGTTTTAACGATTTAACGTTGTAACGCTTGAACGACTCCGATTGGGGCTGCGCCGCACTGCAAATCCTGCCACTTGTTGTTCCGTTTGACCCTCCGGCAACCGCGACTTAATTTGCCGCCGTGCACGACGCTCCGACTCCGACCGCTGGCCTGGATTCAAGCGGTGACACGCTCCAGGTCCGTTGGGCGCGGCGTTACCTCAATTGGATTGGCTGGAGAATCCTGCGGCTGCTTCACACTGTCCAGGGACTAGGCGCGTTCGGGTTGATCACCCTGGGGGTCATCGTGACGAAATTCAAAACGGCGTCGCACGTCATCCACCCTCTGATCCGCGCT
This genomic window contains:
- a CDS encoding hydroxyproline-2-epimerase, producing MNRIQIIDSHTGGEPTRVVIRGGPDLGGGTVAERLKVFRQTHDGFRSAVVNEPRGSDVLVGALLVEPGDSSCAAGVIFFNNVGYLGMCGHGAIGLIVTLAHMGKIKPGEHRIDTPVGVVTATLNADGSVSVNNVPSYRKAKGIVVEVSHADGAPGKRPAVSVTGDVAWGGNWFFLVERHEQALELGNVEKLTDFTWRIRQAVNAQGFPEVDHVEIFGPPVNSWAKSRNFVLCPGKAYDRSPCGTGTSAKLACLAADGKLEEGQPWVQESILGSLFTGRYRWLDRAKGTVAPTITGTAFVNSEATLLLQDQDPFCWGIRA
- a CDS encoding SGNH/GDSL hydrolase family protein; the encoded protein is MDIRQVRLVPVKAAAEVSPALKRFLEARRVVFLGDSITYGGEYVEWVETFVRTHYPEAKVEFINLGLPSETVSGLSEPGHANGAFPRPYLHERFGRVLEKARPDLIVACYGMNDGIYHPSSEERFKKFQDGMRMLRERGGAGDAYIVHVTPSTFDSLPLKSRVLPAGLAEYRSPYEGYNEVLDRYSEWLLAQRAHGWEVVDAHGPMNRFIAAERQTRPDFKLAGDGVHINSQGHWLIAREILRHFGAPAEIVAEDLPGALLGSHPRGAEILKLVQQRQRLLKDAWLTHVGHLRPGMKSGKPLSEAQSEVEEIEEKIRALTDNR
- a CDS encoding sulfatase, producing MRAVLLFTVVCQLAGLARAQAAAYRPPNIILILVDDLGWADLGCYGSTFHETPNIDRLAREGVRFTQAYSACTVCSPTRASLLTGKSPARLHITDWIPGHKRPEAKLRVPDWTQHLATNEWNLAKALKSAGYATISIGKWHLGGPKFYPEQQGFDANIGGTDRGQPPSYVSPYKIQTLPDGPPGEFLTDREAAEACRFIEANRARPFFIYLPHYAVHQPIAGKPGVVAKYRAKAKPDAPQRNATYAALLESVDDALGRIRSKLDELKLSDRTVLIFTSDNGGLILDGKNAPTSNAPLRSGKGSPYEGGVRVPLLIHWPNRAKAGAICEAPVMSIDLFPTLLEIAGAKRPLDHPSDGRSLVPLVSGAAALEREALYWHYPHYHPGGATPYGAIRQGDFKLIEFFEDGRLELFNLKRDPGEQQELAADHPEVAQRLQNQLAAWRKEIGAQMPVANPHYKP
- a CDS encoding dihydrodipicolinate synthase family protein, which translates into the protein MKPYWQGVFPAVTTQMKKDGSLDLHGTARHVEVLLKSGVTGVIMLGSLGENQSLDPDEKRRVVEATVKTVDGRVPVLSGVAETSATGACRHVRDCEKLGADGFMLMPPMVYKSPDPRETLVYFRTVARATGLPIMIYNNPISYGNDITPEMFATLADQKNFVALKESSANTRRITDLHNTVGERYALFTGVDDLALECAIIGIDGWVAGVGLAFPRENQYFWELTRRGEWDKAREIYRWFTPLLHLDTHPKFVQYIKLAVQECGLGSEWVRPPRLPLAGEERKQILKIIRDGIALRPKIPSRK
- a CDS encoding CvpA family protein, with product MNLPNVPFNWVDLVVVAALLVGALIGRKKGMSEELLPVFQWLAIVAVGALYYEPFGKFLAEYTNLSLLPAYLIVYLGILLGHVLFFSWLKRIVGEKLVASDIFGRLEFYLGMAAGAARFGCIVMVAFAMLHARYISPDQLAAEAKMQRENFGSITFPTLGLLQQSVFEKSAVGRAVKKYLNEQLIAATPPNRYLVKRESVTRRRERAVDEVMGK
- a CDS encoding tetratricopeptide repeat protein gives rise to the protein MLPPWMMLATKNWGSVAVLCCVAMGAISLVIGCSPPGTRAFLEGDRLLRQGKFAPAIEQLKIATELLAESAQPRAWNHLGLAYHQAGQPNEAVQAYQQALRLNPNLAVTRFNLGCLHFDLNNFPAAIAELSAYTVLEPKTAPAWLKLASAYLRTRQFDAAEKSYQTALQLNPALPEALNGLGLIQIQRKRLREALTFFNTALEKQPNYAPALLNLAVTYHPQNRLLALRKYREYVELKPRPPDSLAVEEIIRQIEAELNPPPRLVHTNPPPALTNLAQAKVALSNAPAPPRATTSPPPTLVASALPQSKTSPPKSNASLERPATDAKPGTPPIASSTPIAPPSGELREEPLPRIEVVTLSNDFAPKLPQDVTPEPPPTPPATNTLLAATPQTVPEESPSAPLIRSVALREKPKSAARRVLDKLDPRGWFGRKSAAATAAEREPAAQERATRETENRPVRYAPPPAPAVNPRPQPPPVPRYPYRSPARPAAGDRAQAEPFFAQGLRAHRERRLTSAIEAYRAAIKFDPSYFDAHFNLGLAAFDVKDLGQSLLACEYALALDAGSADARYNFALALERAGFYLDAANELEKVLTDHSDNDRAHFALAKVQAERLAQIDSAREHYRRVLRLNPAHPEAAAIRYWLAAHP
- a CDS encoding DUF362 domain-containing protein; the encoded protein is MLAWTLAAAEPPAFPGPGQAKRARVVVVEDPQAMIAFDPQPERIEDMVRRGLTAITGRRNVAAAWQSLMSTQEVVGIKVHSGLGKTSGTRPAVVGAVIEGLLEAGFAPKQIVIWDKHLIDLRSAGFCDLANRYGVQAAGSAEAGYDENAFYDASLIGRLVWGDFEFGKKGEGIGRKSFVSKLLTQRITKIINVTPLLNHNLTGVSGNLFGLAFGSVDNTIRFESGLQHLGEAIPEIFALPQLGDRVVLNIVDALMCQYQGEEKMHLHYSTMLRQLRFSTDPVALDVLSIDELNRQRELSKIPPVTSNFQIYTNASLLELGVSDLKRIDLIRVP